In the Natrinema sp. CBA1119 genome, CCCAAGAGACGAACGCGATCGGCCCTCTCGGCGACCATACATTCTCTCTCTCTCTCTCTCTCGGCGAGTACCAGCCACGGAATCGCCATAATCGACAGATCGGTGCGTAATGGTACCCGCAATAGTCGACTACGGAAGAGGACGGCGAGACGAACGATAGCTGACCCGAGGAACCGATACGTTGGTATACGCACTCACCCTGTCACGTCACAGGGGAGAACATGTACAGTTACGTGACGTTCTCGGCTCTGTTATCGGCGATCGTCGGCACGAGCGTCGCCGTCTGGTTGCTCGTCCGGAACGAGTCGGGTCGCCCGGCCTTCGCGTTCGGCCTGTTCATGCTCACGATGGCGGTCTGGTCGGCCACCCACGTCGGAACGCTCATGTCGGAAACGGTGCGCTGGCAACTGCGATTCACCCAACTATCGTACGTGAGCGTGGTCTTCGCGCCGATCACCTGGCTCGTATTCGCTCTTCGATACACCGACCGAAGCGAATGGGGTTCCGGACGACGCATCGCGTTACTGTCAGTCGTTCCCGTACTGACGCTCGGATTCGTCTTCACTGCACGGCATCACTCGCTGTTTTACAGTTCGATTTCGCTCACCGAGGTCGGCGGCCGGCCGTTCCTCGAGACGGAGCCCGGCCCCTGGCACGTCGTCAACGTCGCCTACTCGTATATGCTGTTACTGATCGGAACGGGACTGCTGGTTGATGCGGCGCTCACGAACAACCGGCTCTACAGACGCCAATCCGCCGTCCTTCTGACATGTGCGCTCACACCGTGGCTCGTCAACGGTGCCTACCACATCGGTGTCAGGCCGGTCCCCGAAATCGATCCGACGCCGCTCGCGTTCACGCTCGTCGGGATCCCGCTCGCGGCCCTCGTCTTGCGGACGGACCTGACGACGTTCGTCCCGATCGCCCACGAGCGCGTGTTCCGAACGCTCGACGATCCCGTTCTCGCGATCAGCCCGGACGATCGGATCCTCGAGGCCAACGCCAGCGCACACTCGGTCCTCGGCGCGGATCGACCGCTCGAGGGAGTGGCTGCCGAAACCGTCCTTCCCGCTGAACTCTCCGACGGTGAACCGTTTCACCTCCCCCTCGAGGCCACCGTCTCGTGCTCGCTACCGGTCGACGGCGAAACGCGGCGGTTCCTCGCGCAGTGTCGAGCCATCGCTCCGGAGCGAGCGGCCGGCTCTCGAGGGGCCATCGTCTCGCTGACCGATATCACCGTCCACCTGAACCAGCGGGACGCACTCGCCGCCAAGAACGACGCGCTCGAGACGCAGACGGCGAAATTGGAGCTGAAAAACGAACAGCTCGAACGGCTCGCGAGCGTCGTCTCCCACGATCTCGCGACCCCGTTAGCCACCGGCGAGAGCCTGTTACAACTCGTTCGCGCGGACCTCGAGGGGACGGATCCGGAACTCGAACAGTTGCTCGACGAGCTCGAAACGGTCCACGACCGCCTCCGAGAGTTCTCGGCAGCACTCCCCGAACTCGCCAGGGAGAGCACTGACGTCGAATCGCCCATCGAGTGCGACCTCGAGACCGTCGCCGAGGCCGCGTGGAACGTCGTGGACACCCACGATCTCACCCTCGTCGTCGAATCGACGCGCACGGTGAGAGCCGATCCGCGTCGGCTCCAGCAGGCGTTCGAAAACCTGTTTCAGAACTGTGTGGAGCACGGCTCCGCGAGCAGTCGACCACGGGTCGGCGACGGTAGCGAACGCGGTTCGGCGAGCAGTCAGCGCGTGGAATCCACAACGGAAACCGGCGCGACGACGGTCCGCGTCGGGACGCTCGAAGCGGACGACGCTCCCCGGGCGACCGCGAGACCGGACACCTCGAGCCCGCTGCCCGATCGAGTCGGCTTCTACGTCGAGGACGACGGACCGGGGATTCCGTTCGAGCGGCGGGAGTACGTCCTCCGTTTCGGCGTCAGTACCGGCTCCGGTTCCGGATACGGACTCGCGATCGTCCGCACGATCGTCGAAGCCCACGGCTGGTCGCTCGCCGTCGTCGACTCATCGCAGGGCGGCGCGCGGTTCGAGGTGCTCGATGTCGAGTGAGCGATCCGACGCTGGTCGAGGAACTGCTCGTCGGCCCCATAGCTAGGACGAGAACGAGTCGCTCGTACCCGAAGGATCGGCGGCGCAGCGACTGCCCGTTGCGTTCGGTCGCGGTTACATCCGCTCGAGAAATTCGATATAGCGATATAAGATATATGTTTCACGAGAACGGGTGGACGGGAGGATCGGTACAACACAGTTCGAAACGCATCTAAGCGGCCGATTGACGCGTGATTCGTAACCGAATCCCAGTCGCGATCGGGCGTATCGATCGGTTGGGACGTCTCCCCAACGGGAATCAGTGACCGGGCTCCGGAACGCCCGTTAAACGGAACGAGTGGCGTCCGGTGAGTGACGGTTTCACGCTGAACCAGTTCGTCGTTTGCGCAGCGAGCGATCGGTCCTCCTCCCGGCGACAAATCACGGTAGTCGGTCTCGACCAGTCCCAGGGTTTGGATTCGAGAGCGCGGTCCCAGCGCTGATCGACTCGAGGGGAAGAGATGACCTGCGGGTATCCATGCGGACCCGTACGAGCAGTGAAAAACGGGGGTAATCGGTCTCGATCTGTACTATCGCAGGCTCGATCGAGAGTCTGCATACCCTCTCATCGCGCCTACGCGTTCGACGCGAGGCACGGTCTGCAGTGACCCCACACTAGCGGTGAACAGCAGTTATGGCCCTAAATACGCTGATTCGATACGTCGTTCGGTCCCGCGCTGAGGTGACGCGATCCCTCGCAGTCGGGCTAGCAGAATACCGTCGAGCGGTGCCGTATCACACGTTCCAACCGCTAGCGATCGACGATACTCGAGAGCGACGCGGCCTGCCGGTTCGCCGTGTGGACAGCCAAGCACAGACGGTTCGTCCCCGAGTCGCGGACTCGAGGGTGAAACGGAGCACAGTCCGGTTTGGTCGATGGAACGCCGATAAACGATCACGGCGACGAGAAAGCGGCTAGCGACGGTAACCGATGAATCCATCCACACCGACCGCGATGGGAACGAGTTCAGCAACGGGAAGACGCCTTCTTCGTGTAGTTCCGCACTGTATTTTAAATGATAAAATCCATAGTGCTATATCGAATCGAGAGTATTCCCCCCAAACGGTAGTCCACAGTGGCGGACGAAGAAACGTCGAAACTCCGATGGGCTTATTATGTTTTAGGTTGGCCTAAAGAATAACGCGTCCGTCTGCGATACCGCGGAGACGATCCGACCGGCGGCAACTGCTCGGCCGTCGAGCGTGCCGGTTCGCAAACAGTGATCCGCAGTCCACGACGGACCAGTGGAGGAACCCATGGTCGGAACGACACTCAGAGAGATTCGCCAGCACATCGAACGACTGGCCAGCGACGACGGAGCGTACTACGTCGTCTGTGCCCGCTCCGGCGAACGGCCCGTCCCGGTCGCCGGCCAGCGGTTCGCGACCCGCCCGGACGCGGCGGACGCCGCACAGGCGACCGAACAGTATCGCGCCGCGCTCAGGCGGTACGATCCGCGACTCCCGTTTTACGATCCGATCGTCTGTCAGGCTCGAGCGGCGGACGCGGACGCCGGTTCCACCGCGAACGGTGAGCGGCGGCGATCGAACCGACGAGTCGCGAACGCGGGGGCACAGTCGCCGAACGGTCGAGCGAAGCGAGGGCGGGAGGAGTCCCCGCTGATCAGCTTCTGCCACGACGTCTCCGGTGCCGTCTTCGAGGCCCTTTCGGCCCGCGACCACGACGACGCCGAGCGCGCGATCATGGAGACGTATCTGGCCGCGGCCGAAGCGACGACCGACCGGGACACGCTCTGTCTGGTGTTGCTCGAGACGATGGCGTCGGAGCTCGAGTGTCACCTCGACGCGGTCGAACGAACGCGGGTACTGCAGGCGGCAGCGGCGAACCTCTCGCCGGTCGACTCAGCAGACGATCCCGTCGCGACGAGCCTCGAGTTCCTGGACTCGCTGTCGCTGATCCGAGCGTACGGCGTCACGCGCGACTCGAGCGACGCGACCGGCGGCGACGCCTGGACCGTCTCCCTGCGGGGATACGCCATCGAGTGCGGCGAGCGGCGGTTTCCGACGCTACCGATCGGGATCGACGTCCTGCGTCGGACGGCAACGTCGACCGCCGAACTCGGCGTAACGGACGTCACCGCTCTCGGCGACGGCGACTGGCAGTTCGTCCTGACGAACGACGAGGAGGCGACGGGTGGCCTCGTCTGCACGCGAGGTGACCCGTGACGGGATCGACGGCCGTCCACCGGGCGCTCGAGTGCGTCGGCGAGGAACGAGACGCGGTCCGTGACCGCGGAACGGCGTTCGAAACGTTCGCACAGCGCGTTCGAGCTGTTCCGGCGGAGCAGCCCGGATCGGTCCAGCCCCAGCAGACGGCACCCGCGTTATCGACGACGGTGACGCAAGCACCCCCGCCGCAGGGATCGACCCCGTCGACACCGATCGGTCGCTGTGTTACCGTCCGCGAGGCGTTCGCCGAAACGGTCCGCCCGCACAGCGTCGCCGACTGCGACGCCGAGGAAACGCTCGTCGAGACGATCGCGGCGGAGTTGACCGAAGACATCGCCGTCGCACTCGTGACGGAAAACGGCTGGACGCCGGCGCTCAAATGTGCCGTCCTCGAAGCGGTCTCGACCAGACGGCGCGAGGTCGAATCGCTGCAGGAACTTCTCCAGCGCGAGCGCTCCGCGCTCGAGACGGCGATCGAGGAGATCGACGAGATCGTCGACTGGCTGCAGGCCACGGCCGGCGAATCGCTCCTACAGTGTAACTTCGACGCGTTGCAGGCGAAACACGAGCGACTCGAGGAGTACCGGGACCGACTCGAGGCGCGCATCGACCGGCGGCAAGCGCAGTTTAGCGAGTCGACCAATCGCTACGGGCCGGGCGGAACCCGATACCGAACGGTGGTCAGATCGGTTTATTCGGCCCTCTCCGTTCGGTATCCGCTGCTGTCGACCGGAACGAGACTGTACGGCATCTGCGAGGGGTGTCAGCGGGCGGTGCGCTCGCAGCTGACGCGACGCGTCTAGACGTTCCAACCGGCAGTACGACGCGATTACGCCGACGGCCGGGAGAGGCCGTTCGGGATGAGGTCGCCGAGAGAGACGTTCTCGAGCACCTCCCCCACCGCGACTGGGTCGTCGGCCGTCGCGACGGTCTCGTGGATACTGCGCATGCACTCGAGCAGGCCATCGACAGCGGCTCGGCGGGTCGAGACGCGGCCGATCGAGCGGCAAATCGTGCGATCCGTGAGAAAGTACCGATAGCGAAGCTCCCAGCACCGACAGAGGCCGAGTCCCGGATGGGATCGATCGGCGAGGGTGCAATCCGCGATCAGTTCGATCGGTGGCCGGCTGTGCCGGTAGACGAACTGATCGTCACAGAGTTCCGCCAGACCCCACCTCGGTGGCAACGCCTCGGGAGGAATAGGGTCCTGGTCAGTGACCATAGTCTCGGAGTCGCCGAGAACGGGGGTGTCCGTTCCGCTTGCGCAAGCCGGCTCCTATATAGGGCTCCCCTACAGTGTAAGCTGAGTGGTATACGGACCCACTACTGGACTCCGACGGGTCGACGACGGCTCGAGTTGTCGCCTCTCTCAGGACCCAATTCGAGCAGCGCAGTGAGCCGGGGACGACCCCAGGGCGACGGACCGCCTTCGAAGGGGATGATCGTCCGACTTTTGTCGTCGCCTCCCCTCGGTTCGGATATGGCCGATTTCGATCCCGAAAAGTTCGAGGACAAGTATGCCAACTACTTCCCCGAACTTCAGCAGGCGTACAAGAACGCGTTCAACCGGATGAACGACCGCTACGACTCCCAGCTCGTCCACGCGATCGACCAGCAGGTGTTGAACGAGAGCGAACCGTTCTATGAAGGGGACGGCGAGTTCCGTATCGAACTCCCCAACGACCCCCACGGACGACTCTCCGACGTGCTCGTCGAGGAGGAGCGCTTCGAAACCGTGCTCGAGGCCCACGTCGAAGAGATCGAAACCGAACTACAGCGCGTCTTTGGCTTCGTCTGACGGAGGTACAGCCGTCACCGACGCCGGCAGCCGAACATGAAGGACGGAAGGTTTAGGGGGGCTGATACCCAAGGAGTTTCTATGAGCACCGAGACCCAGAACGACGGGGACGACCTCGAGGACCGCGTGACGAACTTCCTGCGACGGAACTTCCCGCAGATCCAGATGCACGGCGGCAGCGCAGCGATTCAGGACATCGATCGCGAGAACGGCGAAGTCAGCATCGCCCTCGGTGGCGCCTGCAGTGGCTGCGGAATCTCGCCGATGACGATTCAGGCGATCAAGAGCCGGATGGTCAAGGAGATCCCCGAGATCGAGAAAGTCAACGCCTCTACCGGTATGGACGGCGGCGAAGAAGAGATGGGCGGCATGAGTCCGTCCTTCCCCGGCGAGACCGTCGACGACGACGGCGGCGAGGTCGACGAAGGGCCGGAAGCACCGTTTTAACCCGTCTTCCCGCGCGGATTCGAACTGGTATTTTGCTATTTTCAACGGCGAGAGCCACCGGACGGTCTCTGAATCGCGGTCGATGGCTCGTTCGCACGCCGACCGACGCCGACTTCCGCGGCGATCGGTGCGTGCAACCGATAACGGCTCACCGAAGGTCGCGCCCGCGTTCCCACGTTCGAACCAGCGTCGTGAGCGTCCGGTTCGCCGGCACCTCGAGCCCGGCCTGAGCAGCGCGATCGACGACATAGCCGTTGATCGCATCGATTTCGGTGCGCCGCCCGCTCAGGATATCCTGGCGCATCGAAGACGTGTTCGCAGCCGTATCCGTCGCGACGGATTCGAGTGCAGCCAGTGCCGAGCGGTTCGACAGGTCGACATCGCGAGAGCGGGCGACCCGCGCCGTCTCGCGAGCGGCCGCCCGGGCGAGGTCGTCGGCCGGCGCCTCGAGGATGGCCCCGTTGTCGACGTCCGCCAGCGCCGTGACGGCATTGATCCCGGCGTTGACCGCGAGCTTTTCCCACAGACGACGGGGCATGTCCTCGGCGACGGTCGTCTCGAGGCCGGCCGCGACGAAGGCCTCGCCGATCCGGTCCGCGAGCGCCGAGGACTTGCCGGCTCGAGCGCCCAGAACGACGTCGCCCCGTCCCGTGCACTCGACGACGCCCGGATCCCGCAGGATCGCGCCGTAGGTCGCCGTCCCGGCGAGTACAGGGGCCTCGAGTCGCGCCGCGAGCGTCGCTTCGTTCCCCATGCCGTTTTGCAGCGAGAGTATCGCGTCGAAAGCGCCCGTCGCAAGCGTTTCCGCGGCTGATGCGGTGTCGAAGGATTTGACAGTCACGACGGCGAGGTCGGCCTCGAGGTCGGCCCCGTCGGTCGTCGCAACGGGGAAAACACGGGAGGGACCGCTGTTGATCGCGCCCTCGAGGCGCAGTCCCGACTCGCGGACGGCGCGAGCGTGGTCCTCGCGCGCGACGAGGGTCACGTCGTGTTCGCGCGCGAGCAGTCCGCCGACGAGGCTGCCGAGGCTGCCGGCCCCGAAGACGACAATATCCATGACACGAGGTGGAACGAGTGGAGTGAAAACGATGTCGTCCGATGGGCGGCCGCGGCTCGTGGTTCCGGGCCGCGCTCAGTCCTCCGTCCAGTAGTACAGGTCCTCGCGGTCGGCCCCGCAGTTCGGACACTAATCGGGCACGTCGCGGTCGAGCCGTCCCAATTCGCCACACTCATGCAGCGCCACATGAGCTCGGCGTCCCCGAACGTTTGCCCCGATCGAGCGTGTTCGACGTTCAGTCCCTCGATTCCCTCTCGAAGCGTGATGGAGACTCCGTTCTCGTCGACCCCGCGAATTCGACCGATTTCCGTCCCGTCCTCGGTGTAGACCGTTGTTCCGAATCCCAGTCGTCTCGTTCCGTTTTCATGCGAACTACGTGCATGGACTTGCGCTGAGGGCAGCAATAAATCCCTATATGCTATATAAAATTGGGCCGGATCAGCGACGATCGTCCGATCGACGCTCCCGACGGTTCAGTCCTCGGTCCAGTACATCAGGTCCTCGCGTTCGGTGCCGCAGTTCGGACACTCGTCGGGGAGCCCGCCCTCGATATTCCCCATCTCGCCACACTCCATGCAGCGCCACATGAGTTCCGCCTCGCCGAACGACTGCCCCGAACGAGCGTGCTCGACGCTCATCGCCTCGGCACCCTCGCGAGTGGTGACGAAGAAGCCGCTCCGTTCGAAGCCCCGAATACGGCCGATTTCGTTGCCGTCCCCGTCGTAGACCGTCTGCCCGAAGTTGAGCGCCCGTACCTCCTCGAGGGCCTCCTCGTCGCCTTCCTTCGTCGGTGTCTCGCCAGTTTCGACCATAAACGATGCTTGCCGGCGACGGCGATAAAGTCACAGCGCGCATTGTGCGAGCGGCCGCTCGAGGGAGTGAAACACACGATATCGGGGAGCCGAAATCACAGCAGGTCATGTGGGTCGTATCCACGGTAATAGAAAACAATATACACTGTGAGAATAGAGACACGGAGTATGATAATTTGTCTCACACCTGATTTTCGTGAGGGTGGCGCTACCGTCGTCTCACATGACCTCGAGTCGGGCGGATCGAGGAAAACGTCGGGCACTATCGAATTACTCGACGACGGAAGCTCCGGACGGCCAGTCGCTCCGAATCCGCTGCGGTCGGCGGACGCACCCATCAGGAGCAATCCGGTCCCTCATACGGTCGCAGGCCCTGAAACGGATACCGTGATCCGAACATGAGTGGGACCGGCGTCGCGACGATCGGTGACTGTCGGATCGCCTACCGGCGCGCGGGGACGAGCGGCCCGCCCGTCGTCCTCTGCCACGGCGCGGGGATCGACGACGCGACCGTCTCGTGGCGACACGCGATCGACGCCCTCGCGGACGACTACCGCGTCTACGCGCTCGACTGGCCGGAGTACGGGAACAGTTCCGGGGACGTCGAGCACACCGTCGAAACGTACGTCGATATCCTCGAGGGCTTCCTCGAGACGCTCCCCTTCGAGCGCGTCTCGCTCGCCGGGATCTCGATGGGCGGCGGCGTCGCGCTCGGCTACGCGCTCGCCAACCCCGACCGCGTCGAGCGCCTCGCGCTCGTCGACAGCTACGGGCTCGGTGGCCGACTCTCTAGCGCCCTCCAGTGGAAGTTCCTCTCGCAGATCCCCGGGATGACCGAGTTCGGGAAAATCGCCGCCAGTACGAGTACGCGAAGCGTTCGCAGAGTTCTCGCTTCGCTCGTCGCGGACGCCGACGCACTACCCGAGCCCTTCGTCGACGACGTCAGGCAGAAACTGATGGAGCCGGGCTCGATACAGGCGTTCACGGAGTTCCAGAACAACGAACTCTCCTTCAGCGGCCGCGTCGCAACGAACTTCGTCGACGACCTCGAGTCGCTGTCGGTGCCGACGCTGCTCGTCCACGGCGAGGACGACCCGTTGGTCCCCCTCGAGTGGTCAGAACGAGCGGCGGAGCGGATTCCGGACGCCGAACTCGAGGTGATCGAGGACTGCGGTCACTGGACGCCTCGAGAGCGGCCCGATCGGTTCAACGAGCGCCTTCGAAACTGGCTGCCGGACCCACAGCGGGTGCCGACCCCGCAGTACACCAAGGCGGGGATGCCCGGCGTCACTCGAGTCAGCGGCGATTAGGGCCGTCTCGTTCGTTCTTCACTTGTCATTCACTAACTGGCCGGGAGTACGGCTCGAGCAACGCGAGAGCCGTCTAACCCGGGGGAGGGCAGGCGTTTCACCGATATTGACCGCGAGCGAAGCCGTGCGCGGCGCTACGCGCCGCGAACAGTCGAACGGCCGAAGGCCGTGAGACGGGGTGAGCGAGCGGGCCGACGACCGACTCGGAACGAACGAAGTGAGTGGAGAGGAGGGAGGAGTGCTTTTGATCGACCTTTTGCCGAGCGACCGAACGGAGTGAGGGAGCGCAGAGCAAAAGGTCGGCTACATGAAATCCTCGATCCCGCTCTGCTTATTCTTATCATTCTCGAAGACGCTCTCGAGGGCCTTCTCGAGCACCTCTAACCGCTGTTTCGTGTAGGGCCGGCAGTCGTACTCGTCGGCGACCTGGATGGCCGTCTGCATGTACTTGTTCACCGACCCCTTGTGGACGGTGAGGTTGACGCGGCCGCCACACTCCCGGCAGTCGCCGGTTAGGGGCATCCGGCGGAACTTCTCGCCGCAGTCGAGACAGCGGGTTTCCTGCCGAGAGAACGCCCGGAGGTTCCCGATGAGGTCCGGCAGGAAGTGGTACTCGATGACCCGCTCGGCGACGTCCGTCTCGTCGACGGCCGCGAGCTTGCGTGAGAGCTCGAGCTGGGCGTCCATCTTGTCCATCATCGAGCCCAGCGTCTTGTACGCCGAGAGGTCGGGGCCCATCGCGATGTTGGTGGTGTCGTGCGTGTGGTCGAAGCCGGTGTACTCGGTATCGGTACCGAGGGTGTCCTCGGCGATCTCGACGTCGACGTCCTCCGGGTCGGCCTGCTCGAGTGTGGCGAGATAGAAATCGCGGGGATACTGCCTGACGACGTCCATGTTGTGGGCCTCGTCGTCGATCTCGGAGGGATCGATGCGGGAGGACATGACGAGGGGCGCGTCCATCTTCCC is a window encoding:
- a CDS encoding histidine kinase N-terminal 7TM domain-containing protein, giving the protein MYSYVTFSALLSAIVGTSVAVWLLVRNESGRPAFAFGLFMLTMAVWSATHVGTLMSETVRWQLRFTQLSYVSVVFAPITWLVFALRYTDRSEWGSGRRIALLSVVPVLTLGFVFTARHHSLFYSSISLTEVGGRPFLETEPGPWHVVNVAYSYMLLLIGTGLLVDAALTNNRLYRRQSAVLLTCALTPWLVNGAYHIGVRPVPEIDPTPLAFTLVGIPLAALVLRTDLTTFVPIAHERVFRTLDDPVLAISPDDRILEANASAHSVLGADRPLEGVAAETVLPAELSDGEPFHLPLEATVSCSLPVDGETRRFLAQCRAIAPERAAGSRGAIVSLTDITVHLNQRDALAAKNDALETQTAKLELKNEQLERLASVVSHDLATPLATGESLLQLVRADLEGTDPELEQLLDELETVHDRLREFSAALPELARESTDVESPIECDLETVAEAAWNVVDTHDLTLVVESTRTVRADPRRLQQAFENLFQNCVEHGSASSRPRVGDGSERGSASSQRVESTTETGATTVRVGTLEADDAPRATARPDTSSPLPDRVGFYVEDDGPGIPFERREYVLRFGVSTGSGSGYGLAIVRTIVEAHGWSLAVVDSSQGGARFEVLDVE
- a CDS encoding DUF5783 family protein, with translation MADFDPEKFEDKYANYFPELQQAYKNAFNRMNDRYDSQLVHAIDQQVLNESEPFYEGDGEFRIELPNDPHGRLSDVLVEEERFETVLEAHVEEIETELQRVFGFV
- a CDS encoding NifU family protein; the encoded protein is MSTETQNDGDDLEDRVTNFLRRNFPQIQMHGGSAAIQDIDRENGEVSIALGGACSGCGISPMTIQAIKSRMVKEIPEIEKVNASTGMDGGEEEMGGMSPSFPGETVDDDGGEVDEGPEAPF
- a CDS encoding ketopantoate reductase family protein, with translation MDIVVFGAGSLGSLVGGLLAREHDVTLVAREDHARAVRESGLRLEGAINSGPSRVFPVATTDGADLEADLAVVTVKSFDTASAAETLATGAFDAILSLQNGMGNEATLAARLEAPVLAGTATYGAILRDPGVVECTGRGDVVLGARAGKSSALADRIGEAFVAAGLETTVAEDMPRRLWEKLAVNAGINAVTALADVDNGAILEAPADDLARAAARETARVARSRDVDLSNRSALAALESVATDTAANTSSMRQDILSGRRTEIDAINGYVVDRAAQAGLEVPANRTLTTLVRTWERGRDLR
- a CDS encoding alpha/beta fold hydrolase, yielding MSGTGVATIGDCRIAYRRAGTSGPPVVLCHGAGIDDATVSWRHAIDALADDYRVYALDWPEYGNSSGDVEHTVETYVDILEGFLETLPFERVSLAGISMGGGVALGYALANPDRVERLALVDSYGLGGRLSSALQWKFLSQIPGMTEFGKIAASTSTRSVRRVLASLVADADALPEPFVDDVRQKLMEPGSIQAFTEFQNNELSFSGRVATNFVDDLESLSVPTLLVHGEDDPLVPLEWSERAAERIPDAELEVIEDCGHWTPRERPDRFNERLRNWLPDPQRVPTPQYTKAGMPGVTRVSGD